One genomic region from Armatimonadota bacterium encodes:
- a CDS encoding S-layer homology domain-containing protein, translating into MRLWIPGILAMVTATWVVAAPDRGVTLDQRQMEYEAAIQNLLRSHLMVGYPDLSVQPELPVTRYEWAAVASRLVWHFDLPLPSRGYKPPDVPWDHWAEDACRVLTAARLCPAPPGVYFRGDQLITRGELALMAWNLVRAIDGITPPARLADIDRPYEKAAAELQRMGILIGYPDGELHLEDAMPRWQVCLVAHRIVTCKNQ; encoded by the coding sequence ATGAGACTCTGGATCCCCGGTATTCTCGCAATGGTTACGGCAACCTGGGTCGTTGCGGCGCCCGATAGGGGCGTGACCCTGGATCAACGGCAAATGGAGTACGAAGCGGCCATCCAGAATCTGCTGCGGAGTCACTTGATGGTTGGTTACCCGGACCTGTCCGTCCAGCCCGAACTGCCGGTGACGCGGTACGAATGGGCCGCAGTGGCCAGCAGATTGGTCTGGCATTTTGACCTTCCTCTTCCCTCGCGCGGTTACAAACCGCCGGACGTTCCCTGGGACCACTGGGCCGAGGATGCCTGCCGGGTCCTGACCGCAGCGCGACTGTGCCCTGCGCCACCCGGAGTCTATTTCCGGGGCGACCAACTCATCACCCGCGGCGAACTGGCACTCATGGCCTGGAACCTGGTTCGCGCAATCGACGGCATCACGCCGCCTGCCCGGTTGGCTGACATCGACCGACCCTACGAGAAGGCAGCGGCTGAACTCCAGCGCATGGGTATACTTATAGGGTATCCGGATGGCGAGTTGCATCTCGAAGACGCCATGCCGCGCTGGCAAGTGTGCCTGGTGGCGCACCGCATCGTGACCTGTAAGAACCAGTAA